Proteins encoded within one genomic window of Rhododendron vialii isolate Sample 1 chromosome 1a, ASM3025357v1:
- the LOC131315779 gene encoding replication protein A 70 kDa DNA-binding subunit D-like produces the protein MAPNIIPLKDVTLTSKNYTIQAMVIEKNIPRMSRTSSSLYQRIMLQDKEENKIQATIFGYNIRILESSLKLYHTYFITNAGVTATPEIFRVLENKNQLAINARTPVEEMQIDGLTMRTIKYNFTPIAAL, from the exons ATGGCTCCAAATATCATACCACTCAAAGATGTCACTCTCACAAGCAAAAACTACACAATTCAGGCCATGGTGATTGAAAAAAACATTCCAAGAATGTCAAGAACAAGCTCTTCCCTATATCAAAGGATCATGTTGCAAGACAAAGAG gaaaacaaaattcaagcaACAATCTTTGGCTACAACATCAGAATTCTGGAAAGTTCACTCAAGTTGTACCATACATATTTCATAACAAATGCTGGTGTTACTGCTACTCCAGAAATCTTCCGCGTTCTGGAAAATAAGAATCAATTGGCAATCAACGCACGCACACCAGTTGAAGAAATGCAGATTGATGGACTCACAATGAGGACAATAAAATACAACTTCACTCCAATAGCTGCTCTCTAA
- the LOC131315715 gene encoding receptor-like protein 9DC3, whose amino-acid sequence MYLDLSYNKLIGHTLEFQSSSLKFIDLSNNDLNGTVPNSTFELRNLNHLILSSNSFSGTIPRSNRFSENLSVLALKMNNLTTINLYGNGFEGPIPKSLINCRYLEVLDLGRNKFFDEFPHWLGNLPYLHVLILQSNKFHGSIVTSTTKFPFPMLRVLDMANNNFTGPLPIKYFKSFKAMMNVDEHFDLEYMRPGGYTYYDSLTIVIKGSTIEMKKILRVFVAIDLSRNKFHGEIPGIIGGLNSIRGLNLSHNSLIGHIPKSLGNLTKLEWLDLSSNKFTGEIPRQLTNLTFLGTLNLSQNRLTGPIPGGKQFDTFSNGSYINNSALCGPPLSNTCGDPKATQPPPSRFEEEDSDPVSGFGWEVVLPGYGFGLVVGLVMGYLMFSFGKPHWLVEMVEGVGNGSGKRRKSNARRRGGRRN is encoded by the coding sequence ATGTACTTAGATCTCAGTTATAACAAACTGATTGGTCATACACTTGAGTTTCAATCCTCTTCGTTGAAGTTTATTGATTTGAGCAATAACGACCTAAATGGTACTGTTCCAAATTCAACCTTTGAACTCCGAAACCTTAACCATCTTATTCTTTCTTCAAATAGCTTTTCTGGCACCATTCCTAGATCAAATAGATTCAGTGAAAATCTCAGTGTACTCGCTTTAAAGATGAATAACTTGACAACTATCAATCTTTATGGCAATGGATTTGAAGGGCCAATACCGAAGTCTCTGATTAACTGTAGATACTTGGAAGTGCTAGATCTCGGAAGAAACAAGTTCTTTGATGAATTTCCGCATTGGTTGGGAAATTTACCGTACTTGCATGTCCTAATCTTGCAATCCAACAAATTTCATGGATCGATTGTGACTTCCACGACCAAATTTCCCTTCCCCATGTTGCGAGTTCTTGATATGGCGAACAATAATTTCACTGGTCCATTGCCCATAAAGtacttcaaaagtttcaaagcaATGATGAATGTGGATGAGCATTTTGATTTGGAGTACATGCGACCTGGTGGTTATACTTATTATGATTCTCTGACTATAGTAATCAAAGGATCGACCATTGAAATGAAGAAAATCCTTAGAGTTTTTGTAGCCATTGATTTATCAAGGAACAAGTTTCATGGTGAGATTCCAGGGATCATCGGTGGGCTAAATTCGATTCGAGGACTGAACTTATCGCACAATAGCCTCATAGGTCATATACCAAAGTCGCTTGGTAATTTGACGAAGCTGGAATGGTTAGACCTCTCATCGAATAAGTTCACTGGGGAGATCCCTCGACAACTCACGAATTTAACCTTTCTCGGAACACTCAACCTTTCGCAGAATCGCCTAACGGGGCCTATACCAGGAGGCAAACAATTCGATACATTTTCGAATGGTTCTTACATCAACAACTCGGCGTTATGCGGGCCTCCATTGTCGAATACGTGTGGCGATCCTAAGGCAACACAACCACCACCGTCGagatttgaagaagaagattcagatcCTGTGAGTGGATTTGGTTGGGAAGTCGTATTGCCAGGGTATGGATTTGGGCTGGTAGTTGGACTTGTCATGGGATATCTTATGTTCTCGTTCGGTAAACCTCACTGGCTTGTGGAGATGGTTGAAGGTGTAGGAAACGGAAGCGGAAAGAGGCGGAAAAGCAATGCTCGAAGACGTGGAGGCagaagaaattag